In the Elioraea tepida genome, one interval contains:
- a CDS encoding primosomal protein N', whose product MAGSPTIDPQGPDAKRPAARARVPVLLPLPLAQAYDYAVPEGWPVPPPGTIVAAPLGGRVLAGVVWDGPGDGSVPEAKLRPLAALLPVPPMTEALRRLIAFVARWTLAPPGAVLRMALPVPAALEAPKPRFGLVLAPGVEVGSLPKARARVAAVLTEAPVPWAAAELARAAGVGPGVVSSMRNAGLLVAVPIPEAAALPDLTTGSPPVLSPAQAEAARVLRAAVAERRPGATLLDGVTGSGKTEVYLEAVAEAVAHGRQALVLLPEIALSAQVIERFRQRFGSAPAVWHSELSTARRRDTWRAVAEGRAPIVVGARSALFLPFPDLGVIVVDEEHEAAFKQEEGVTYHARDMALVRAHLSGIPAILVSATPSLETLANVERGRHARLHLPSRHGSAGMPQVEAIDLRATPPARGQFLSPPLVAAIEEALGRGEQALLFLNRRGFAPLTLCRACGHRFQCPNCTAWLVEHRYVKRLECHHCGHAEPVPEACPACGAEGALTPVGPGVERIAAECRERFPGARIAEMSSDTIHGAHSAAHYAAMIERREVDLVIGTQLVAKGWHFPHLTLVGVVDADLGLAGGDLRAAERSFQLLHQVGGRAGRADRPGRVLLQTWAPDQRVMRALVSGDIDRFVAEEMAERQAGGWPPYGRLAALIVSAAEASVADAAALALRRAAPGRGGEGEGFRVLGPAPAPLAVLRGQHRRRLLLKASRSTDVQALLRDWLSRAEVPRAARVEVDVDPVSFL is encoded by the coding sequence ATGGCGGGCAGTCCGACCATAGACCCGCAGGGGCCGGACGCAAAGCGACCAGCGGCACGGGCGCGGGTGCCAGTGCTTCTGCCGCTGCCGCTCGCCCAGGCCTACGACTATGCCGTGCCGGAGGGCTGGCCGGTGCCGCCGCCCGGGACCATCGTCGCCGCCCCGCTCGGCGGGAGGGTGCTTGCGGGCGTGGTCTGGGACGGCCCAGGCGACGGCTCGGTGCCGGAGGCGAAGCTCCGCCCGCTCGCGGCGCTCCTGCCCGTCCCGCCGATGACGGAGGCGCTCAGGCGCCTGATTGCGTTCGTCGCCCGCTGGACTCTCGCGCCGCCCGGCGCGGTTCTGCGCATGGCCCTGCCGGTTCCGGCGGCGCTCGAGGCCCCGAAGCCGCGGTTTGGCCTCGTGCTCGCCCCGGGCGTTGAGGTCGGGTCGCTCCCGAAGGCGCGGGCGCGGGTCGCCGCCGTGCTTACCGAAGCGCCCGTTCCCTGGGCAGCGGCCGAGCTCGCCCGCGCCGCCGGCGTCGGCCCCGGCGTGGTCTCGTCGATGCGGAACGCTGGGCTGCTCGTCGCCGTGCCCATCCCCGAAGCAGCAGCGCTGCCCGACCTCACGACCGGGTCACCGCCTGTGCTGTCGCCCGCCCAGGCAGAGGCTGCCCGCGTGCTTCGCGCGGCCGTCGCCGAACGACGCCCCGGTGCCACCCTGCTCGACGGTGTGACCGGCTCGGGGAAAACGGAGGTCTATCTTGAGGCGGTGGCCGAGGCGGTCGCGCACGGCCGGCAGGCGCTCGTTCTCCTGCCCGAGATCGCCCTCTCCGCTCAGGTCATCGAGCGGTTCCGGCAGCGGTTCGGATCGGCCCCAGCGGTGTGGCACTCGGAGCTCTCCACCGCGCGTCGTCGCGACACCTGGCGGGCGGTGGCCGAGGGCAGGGCGCCGATCGTGGTCGGCGCGCGCTCGGCCCTGTTCCTGCCCTTCCCCGACCTCGGCGTGATTGTGGTGGACGAGGAGCACGAGGCGGCCTTCAAGCAGGAGGAGGGGGTGACCTACCACGCGCGCGACATGGCGCTCGTGCGCGCGCATCTCTCCGGGATCCCCGCCATCCTCGTCTCTGCCACGCCGTCGCTCGAGACGCTCGCGAACGTCGAGCGCGGGCGGCACGCGCGCCTGCACCTGCCGAGCCGGCACGGCTCTGCCGGGATGCCACAGGTCGAGGCGATCGACCTCCGCGCCACGCCGCCGGCGCGCGGACAGTTCCTCTCCCCGCCGCTGGTCGCCGCGATCGAGGAGGCGCTCGGGCGTGGTGAGCAGGCTCTGCTCTTCCTCAACCGACGCGGCTTCGCCCCGCTCACCCTCTGCCGCGCCTGCGGCCACCGGTTCCAGTGCCCGAACTGCACTGCCTGGCTCGTCGAGCACCGCTATGTGAAGCGGCTCGAGTGCCACCATTGCGGCCATGCCGAGCCGGTCCCCGAGGCCTGCCCCGCCTGCGGCGCCGAGGGCGCGCTCACCCCCGTCGGCCCGGGCGTGGAGCGGATCGCCGCCGAGTGCCGAGAGCGCTTCCCCGGCGCACGGATCGCCGAGATGAGCTCGGACACGATCCATGGCGCGCACAGCGCCGCTCACTACGCGGCGATGATCGAGCGCCGCGAGGTCGATCTCGTGATCGGCACGCAACTCGTCGCCAAGGGCTGGCACTTCCCGCACCTCACCCTGGTCGGCGTGGTCGATGCCGATCTCGGCCTTGCTGGGGGCGACCTCCGCGCCGCCGAGCGAAGCTTCCAGCTTCTGCACCAGGTCGGCGGCAGGGCGGGGCGGGCCGATCGCCCGGGGCGCGTTCTGCTCCAGACCTGGGCGCCTGACCAGCGGGTGATGCGCGCGCTGGTATCTGGCGACATTGACCGTTTCGTCGCCGAGGAGATGGCCGAGCGTCAGGCCGGCGGCTGGCCTCCCTATGGCCGGCTTGCGGCGCTCATCGTCTCCGCCGCCGAAGCGTCGGTGGCGGATGCGGCGGCGTTGGCGCTGCGGCGCGCCGCTCCGGGACGGGGGGGCGAGGGGGAGGGGTTCCGGGTGCTCGGCCCCGCGCCGGCGCCGCTTGCGGTCCTGCGCGGCCAGCACCGGCGTCGGCTTCTGCTCAAGGCGTCGCGGAGCACGGATGTGCAGGCGCTCCTGCGCGACTGGCTCTCCCGCGCCGAGGTGCCGCGCGCCGCGCGCGTGGAGGTCGACGTCGATCCCGTCAGTTTCCTGTAG
- a CDS encoding F0F1 ATP synthase subunit delta encodes MAQRFRAPAVNANRNRGLLLPPTETARIAEITEAMRLAREARAAVDEIPARYAAGLLALADEHRQRGDEGVYDRLAEALAAIERLYAESAEFRTLVEDPRLPRERQMQAVKLLAESAGLEPMVRNFLGVIVSNRRLSLLPRILAAFRAQLSARRGEETAEVVSAVPLSEPQLRALEASLIRAGHARVRLAARVDPSILGGLVVKIGSRLYDSSIRSRLQRLSQAMKGAA; translated from the coding sequence TTGGCACAGCGCTTCCGCGCGCCGGCCGTCAACGCGAACCGGAACCGAGGCCTCCTTTTGCCGCCGACCGAGACCGCACGCATCGCCGAGATCACCGAGGCCATGAGGCTCGCGCGCGAGGCGCGCGCGGCCGTTGACGAGATCCCGGCCCGCTATGCCGCAGGCCTGCTCGCGCTTGCGGACGAGCATCGCCAGAGGGGAGACGAGGGCGTCTATGACCGTCTGGCCGAGGCGCTCGCGGCGATCGAGCGCCTGTATGCCGAGAGCGCTGAGTTCCGCACGCTCGTCGAGGACCCGCGGCTGCCGCGCGAACGGCAGATGCAGGCTGTGAAGCTTCTCGCCGAGAGCGCCGGCCTCGAGCCGATGGTGCGGAACTTCCTCGGCGTCATTGTCAGCAACCGCCGGCTGTCGCTCCTGCCGCGTATCCTCGCCGCCTTCCGCGCCCAGCTCTCCGCGCGGCGCGGCGAGGAGACGGCCGAGGTGGTCTCCGCCGTGCCGCTTTCGGAGCCACAGCTGCGCGCTCTCGAGGCGTCGCTGATCCGCGCGGGGCATGCGCGTGTGCGGCTCGCCGCCCGCGTCGACCCGTCGATCCTCGGCGGGCTGGTCGTCAAGATCGGCTCGCGCCTTTACGACAGTTCGATCCGAAGCCGCCTGCAGCGGCTGTCACAGGCCATGAAGGGGGCAGCCTGA
- a CDS encoding DUF484 family protein, which produces MSGDKPRRVRGQAQEPDEAAQVEAYLRAHPGFLAERPSLYRTLLPPRRVHGERLADHMAAMLEAERARGAELRATLEELVAHGRHNAANQARAHKAVLALMAARSAAEALDIIVQDWPDLLGLDVVSVCAEGRAVLGARPLARGTIARLLPNGSPFALRSRATDQEALYGEAAALVASDALARLTLASGGEALLACGSRDPGHFEARQATDLVSFLAAAAAVALGRG; this is translated from the coding sequence ATGAGCGGCGACAAGCCCCGCAGGGTGAGGGGACAGGCGCAGGAGCCTGACGAGGCGGCCCAGGTCGAGGCCTATCTGCGGGCGCACCCGGGGTTTCTCGCCGAGCGTCCGTCGCTCTACCGCACGCTTCTGCCGCCACGGCGCGTGCATGGCGAACGCCTCGCCGACCACATGGCGGCGATGCTCGAGGCGGAGCGCGCCCGCGGCGCCGAGCTCCGTGCCACGCTCGAGGAGCTTGTGGCGCACGGGCGCCACAACGCCGCCAATCAGGCGCGCGCGCACAAGGCCGTGCTTGCCCTGATGGCGGCGCGGTCGGCGGCGGAGGCGCTCGACATTATCGTGCAGGACTGGCCGGATCTGCTCGGGCTCGATGTCGTCTCGGTCTGCGCCGAAGGCCGGGCGGTGCTCGGCGCGCGCCCGCTCGCGCGCGGCACGATCGCGCGTCTGTTGCCGAACGGCTCGCCCTTCGCGCTCCGCTCCCGGGCCACCGACCAGGAGGCGCTCTATGGCGAGGCGGCGGCGCTCGTCGCCTCGGATGCGCTCGCGCGGCTGACCCTCGCCTCGGGAGGCGAGGCGCTGCTCGCCTGCGGCTCGCGCGACCCGGGCCATTTCGAGGCCCGCCAGGCGACCGACCTCGTCTCCTTCCTCGCCGCGGCGGCCGCGGTCGCTCTCGGCCGGGGGTGA
- a CDS encoding arginase family protein, which produces MEVQPILLPYAGDVGRWGAARGPEAILAAGLARELAESGHRVAEPVSVSLPREKRTRDVVTNIGYLAARVSDRVAEALGAGRFPLVLEGNCTGAVGPAGGVARAKGAAGIVWYDAHGDLHTLATTSTGLLGGMPFAVCLGWEFDDWRERAGLRTPVRASAAALIGASDLDPEEEAALAAHPIARLDAEAIGPDAAERTTALLAPRAAAAPGWYLHIDLDVAGPTAVPGVLTPPPRWPARDHLIASIAAAAKAVPLACLGIAAYDPGGDPSGRGARLAVEMALAALGEGG; this is translated from the coding sequence ATGGAGGTCCAACCGATCCTTCTGCCCTATGCCGGCGACGTCGGCCGCTGGGGCGCGGCACGGGGGCCGGAGGCGATCCTCGCGGCGGGGCTCGCGCGGGAGCTTGCGGAGTCGGGGCACAGGGTGGCCGAGCCCGTCTCCGTCTCTCTGCCGCGGGAGAAGCGCACCCGGGATGTGGTGACCAACATCGGCTATCTCGCCGCGCGCGTCTCCGACCGGGTGGCGGAGGCGCTCGGCGCCGGCCGCTTCCCGCTCGTTCTCGAGGGAAACTGCACCGGCGCCGTCGGGCCGGCCGGGGGGGTGGCGCGGGCGAAAGGTGCGGCCGGGATCGTCTGGTATGACGCGCATGGTGACCTGCACACGCTCGCCACCACCTCGACGGGGCTGTTGGGCGGCATGCCCTTCGCCGTCTGCCTCGGGTGGGAGTTCGACGATTGGCGCGAGCGCGCGGGCCTGCGCACCCCGGTGCGAGCCTCAGCCGCGGCGCTGATCGGCGCCTCCGACCTCGACCCGGAGGAGGAGGCGGCGCTCGCCGCCCACCCGATCGCGCGGCTCGACGCCGAGGCGATCGGCCCCGACGCGGCGGAACGCACCACCGCCCTGCTCGCCCCGCGCGCCGCGGCCGCGCCCGGCTGGTATCTCCACATCGACCTCGACGTCGCCGGGCCGACGGCGGTTCCGGGTGTGCTCACCCCGCCGCCGCGCTGGCCCGCGCGCGACCACCTGATCGCCTCGATCGCGGCGGCGGCAAAGGCGGTGCCGCTCGCCTGCCTCGGCATCGCCGCCTACGACCCAGGCGGCGACCCCTCGGGGCGCGGCGCGCGTCTTGCCGTCGAGATGGCGTTGGCCGCCCTCGGCGAGGGGGGATGA
- the atpA gene encoding F0F1 ATP synthase subunit alpha, whose protein sequence is MEIRPAEISAILKSQIASFDTGADVADVGQVLSVGDGIARVYGLASVMAGEMVEFPAAGLRGMALNLESDNVGVVIFGDDRAVREGDLVKRTGAIVDVPVGKGLLGRVVDPLGNPIDGKGPIEATERRRVDVKAPGIIPRRSVHEPMQTGIKAIDALIPIGRGQRELVIGDRQTGKTAVIIDTILNQRTVNATEDESRKLYCIYVAIGQKRSTVAQLVKTLEEYGAMEYSIVVASTASEPAPLQYLAPYAGCAMGEYFRDNGMHALIAYDDLSKQAVAYRQMSLLLRRPPGREAYPGDVFYLHSRLLERAAKLNADHGSGSLTALPVIETQAGDVSAYIPTNVISITDGQIFLETDLFYKGIRPAVNVGISVSRVGSAAQIKAMKQVAGRIKLELAQYREMAAFAQFASDLDVATQRLLARGARLTELLKQPQFQPMPVEEQVVSIFAGTRGYLDSVKVSDIGRFERQMLAELRASGSGILEAIRNDREIKPETEEKLKAFLDAFSRSFA, encoded by the coding sequence ATGGAGATCCGTCCGGCAGAGATCAGCGCGATCCTCAAGAGCCAGATCGCGAGCTTCGACACCGGGGCCGACGTCGCCGATGTCGGCCAGGTGCTCTCGGTGGGCGACGGGATCGCCCGTGTCTATGGCCTCGCCTCGGTGATGGCCGGCGAGATGGTGGAGTTCCCCGCCGCGGGCTTGCGCGGCATGGCGCTCAACCTCGAGAGCGACAATGTCGGCGTGGTGATCTTCGGCGACGACCGCGCGGTGCGCGAGGGCGACCTCGTCAAGCGCACCGGAGCGATCGTCGACGTGCCGGTGGGCAAGGGCCTGCTCGGCCGCGTCGTCGACCCGCTCGGCAACCCGATCGACGGCAAGGGCCCGATCGAGGCGACCGAGCGGCGCCGCGTGGACGTCAAGGCGCCGGGAATCATCCCCCGCCGGTCGGTGCACGAGCCGATGCAGACCGGCATCAAGGCGATCGACGCGCTGATCCCGATCGGCCGCGGCCAGCGCGAGCTCGTGATCGGCGACCGCCAGACCGGCAAGACGGCGGTGATCATCGACACGATCCTGAACCAGAGGACGGTCAACGCCACCGAGGACGAGAGCCGCAAGCTCTACTGCATCTACGTCGCGATCGGCCAGAAGCGCTCGACGGTCGCCCAGCTCGTCAAGACGCTCGAGGAGTATGGCGCGATGGAGTACTCCATCGTCGTCGCCTCGACCGCATCCGAGCCCGCGCCGCTGCAGTATCTCGCGCCCTACGCCGGCTGCGCGATGGGCGAGTACTTCCGCGATAACGGCATGCACGCGCTGATCGCTTATGACGACCTCTCGAAGCAGGCGGTGGCGTATCGTCAGATGTCGCTGCTTTTGCGCCGCCCGCCCGGGCGCGAGGCCTATCCGGGCGACGTGTTCTATCTGCACTCGCGGCTTCTCGAGCGCGCGGCGAAGCTCAACGCCGACCACGGCTCGGGCAGCCTGACCGCGCTTCCCGTGATCGAGACCCAGGCCGGCGACGTCTCGGCCTACATTCCGACCAATGTCATTTCGATCACGGACGGCCAGATCTTCCTCGAGACCGACCTGTTCTACAAGGGCATTAGGCCTGCGGTGAATGTCGGCATCTCGGTCAGCCGCGTGGGCTCGGCGGCGCAGATCAAGGCGATGAAGCAGGTCGCGGGGCGGATTAAGCTCGAGCTCGCGCAGTACCGCGAGATGGCCGCCTTCGCTCAGTTCGCCTCCGACCTCGATGTGGCGACCCAGCGCCTGCTCGCGCGCGGCGCGCGCCTGACGGAACTCCTGAAGCAGCCGCAGTTCCAGCCAATGCCGGTCGAGGAGCAGGTGGTGTCGATCTTCGCCGGCACGCGCGGCTATCTCGACAGCGTGAAGGTCTCGGACATCGGCCGGTTCGAGCGCCAGATGCTTGCCGAGCTCCGCGCCTCCGGAAGCGGCATCCTCGAGGCGATCCGCAACGACCGGGAGATCAAGCCCGAGACCGAGGAGAAGCTGAAGGCCTTCCTCGACGCCTTCTCGCGCAGCTTCGCCTGA
- the fsa gene encoding fructose-6-phosphate aldolase — protein sequence MKFFVDTADIAEIRALASLGMVDGVTTNPSLIAKSGRKIAEVIAEICAAIPGPVSAEVTATDLDGMLKEGRFLKSIAPNVAVKVPLTMEGLRACRALADDGAMVNVTLCFSPAQALLAAKAGAAFVSPFVGRLDDVGHDGMGLIRDIVTIYRNYPALRTEVLVASVRHPVHVVEAAKLGAHVATLPPAVLRALFAHPLTDKGLAAFLADWAKTGQSIL from the coding sequence ATGAAGTTCTTCGTCGATACCGCCGACATTGCCGAGATCCGCGCACTCGCCTCCCTCGGCATGGTCGATGGCGTGACGACCAACCCCTCCCTGATCGCCAAATCGGGGCGGAAGATCGCCGAGGTGATCGCCGAGATCTGCGCCGCTATTCCCGGCCCCGTCTCGGCCGAGGTGACGGCGACCGACCTTGACGGCATGCTGAAGGAGGGGCGATTCCTCAAATCGATCGCGCCCAATGTCGCGGTCAAGGTGCCGCTGACGATGGAGGGCCTGCGCGCCTGCCGCGCGCTCGCCGACGACGGCGCGATGGTCAACGTCACCCTCTGCTTCTCGCCGGCCCAGGCCCTGCTCGCCGCCAAGGCGGGCGCGGCCTTCGTCTCTCCCTTCGTCGGCCGGCTCGATGATGTCGGCCATGACGGCATGGGTCTGATCCGCGACATCGTCACGATCTACCGGAACTATCCGGCGCTCCGAACCGAGGTCCTGGTCGCCTCCGTCCGGCACCCCGTGCATGTGGTCGAGGCGGCGAAGCTCGGCGCCCATGTCGCGACCCTTCCGCCTGCGGTGCTCCGGGCCCTGTTCGCCCATCCGCTGACCGACAAGGGCCTCGCCGCATTCCTCGCCGACTGGGCCAAGACCGGCCAGTCGATCCTCTGA